The stretch of DNA GTCAAGAATTTCATGCAGGAGGCCGGCAGCATCGCCGGTGCCTTCGAAGCGTATGTCAAGGCAGTGAAGACTGGCGCCTTCCCTGGCGAAGAGCACAGTTTCTGACCTGATTCCCCGACCGGCGCCGTTCGCGGCGCCAGCCCGTTCCCCCCGTTGACCGGGATACCTTTTTCTCAGAACTATGGACATCATCCGCACCATTTCCGATCTGCGCGCCTGGCGCAAGACGGCCGGCCACCTCGCGCTCGTGCCGACCATGGGTAATCTGCACGAAGGCCATCTGGCGCTGGTGCACGAAGCGAAGAAGCGCGCCGAGCGTGTCGTGGTCAGCATCTTCGTCAACCGCATCCAGTTCGGCCAGGGCGAGGATTTCGACAGTTATCCGCGCACCTTCGAAGCCGACCGTGCCAGGCTCGAACAGGCCGGGGTCGACGCGCTGTTCCTGCCGGACGAACGCGAGCTGTATCCGCGTATCCGCCAGGACTACAACGTCGAGCCGCCGCATATCCAGAACGAGCTGTGCGGCGCATTCCGCCCCGGGCATTTCCGGGGCGTGGCGACCGTGGTCAGCAAGCTGTTCAATATCGTGCAGCCGGACGTCGCCTGCTTCGGCAAGAAGGACTTCCAGCAACTGCACGTGATCAAGTCGATGGTCGAAGACCTGAACATCCCGGTCGAGATCGTGCCGGTGGACACCGGCCGTGCCGACGACGGCCTTGCGCTGTCGTCGCGCAATGGCTACCTGTCCGCCGCCGAACGCGCCGAGGCGCCGCGACTGCAGCGTGAACTGGCGCGCATCCGCGACAGCCTGATCGACGGCGACAACGACTACGCCGGGCTGGAGCAGGCGGCACGCGCAACGCTGGAACAGCATGGCTGGCAGGTCGACTACGTCGAAATCCGCCAGGCCGACACGCTGGAACTGGCCCATGCCGGCGAAAAACGGCTGGTGGTGCTGGCTGCCGCGCGTCAGGGCAAGACCAGGCTGATCGACAATATTGAAATTCATCGCTAGCGGACACGTCGTCCGCGAACACCGGCAGGAACCAGCATGCAACGCATTATTCTGAAGTCCAAGCTGCACCGGGTCAGCGTGACCCAGTGCGAACTGCACTATATCGGCTCGTGCGCGATCGACGAGGATCTGCTCGAAGCCGCGGACATCCGCGAGTACGAAGAAATCCAGATCTGGAACGTCAATAACGGCGAACGGTTCGCAACCTACGCCATCCGCGGCGAACGCGGCAGCGGCATGATCTCGGTCAACGGCTCGGCCGCCCGGCGTGCGGCAGTCGGCGACCTGCTGATCATTGCCAGCTACGGCATGTTCGAGGACGCCGAACTGGCGGCGCACAAACCCCGTCTGGTTCATGTCGACGAACGGAACCGGATCGTCGAATTGCCTGACGGCATCCCGGTCCAGGCGGCGGAATAACGCCGGCAGACGCCTTGTTGAAACCGTGAGTGTGGTTGTCGTACGTCATAAGATGTCAGCTTTAGCAGGCAAACCGGCGTAACACGGCTATACTCGCGGCCAATCCGTTTCATCAGATTTGTTTGATTCATGTCCCAACAACATAATCCCGTGCTCCAACTTGCCCTGCAACAGGCGATGCGTGACAAACCCAAGCGTCAGCAGGTCAAGGAAGCAACCGACCTGATCTACAAGCGCTTTGGCGTGTTGCGTCAATTCAAGCCGTTGGCAATCGGCATCCACGAGGCGCTCATCGCCGAACTGCCCCAGTTTGATCCGGTAGTGGTTCAGCGCGTGATTCAGCGCCACTGTTGCACCGCGCGCTACCTGAAGGCGATGCAGCGCGAACAGTATCGCTACAAGCTCGACGGCAAGCGCGCCGCTGAACTGACCGATGCCGAGAAGGACGACGCCAAGCGTCGGCTGGACGGCATGGGTACCGGCAAGGACGCTGTCGCGGCCCCTGCCGACGCTGCGCCTGCAGCGGCGGTTGCCGATGCAGTGCCGGCCGGCGAACGCCAGCAGGCGATCGAGGAGGTCAAGGCCGAGCTGAACGACCTGATCAAGCTGATCGATGACAGCAAGCCGGCTGCCGAATAGGCGTCGACAGGCTTTCTGCCCGGAAACGGAGCCATT from Microvirgula aerodenitrificans DSM 15089 encodes:
- the panC gene encoding pantoate--beta-alanine ligase produces the protein MDIIRTISDLRAWRKTAGHLALVPTMGNLHEGHLALVHEAKKRAERVVVSIFVNRIQFGQGEDFDSYPRTFEADRARLEQAGVDALFLPDERELYPRIRQDYNVEPPHIQNELCGAFRPGHFRGVATVVSKLFNIVQPDVACFGKKDFQQLHVIKSMVEDLNIPVEIVPVDTGRADDGLALSSRNGYLSAAERAEAPRLQRELARIRDSLIDGDNDYAGLEQAARATLEQHGWQVDYVEIRQADTLELAHAGEKRLVVLAAARQGKTRLIDNIEIHR
- the panD gene encoding aspartate 1-decarboxylase; this translates as MQRIILKSKLHRVSVTQCELHYIGSCAIDEDLLEAADIREYEEIQIWNVNNGERFATYAIRGERGSGMISVNGSAARRAAVGDLLIIASYGMFEDAELAAHKPRLVHVDERNRIVELPDGIPVQAAE
- a CDS encoding ProQ/FINO family protein, whose translation is MLQLALQQAMRDKPKRQQVKEATDLIYKRFGVLRQFKPLAIGIHEALIAELPQFDPVVVQRVIQRHCCTARYLKAMQREQYRYKLDGKRAAELTDAEKDDAKRRLDGMGTGKDAVAAPADAAPAAAVADAVPAGERQQAIEEVKAELNDLIKLIDDSKPAAE